From Taeniopygia guttata chromosome 29, bTaeGut7.mat, whole genome shotgun sequence, a single genomic window includes:
- the PAN2 gene encoding PAN2-PAN3 deadenylation complex catalytic subunit PAN2 isoform X2, which translates to MNFEGLPPSLAEFGAPLHAALEPVLEPHLPPSLVELDPEGVSLEGLPVPEPVHLLEGMYSELHTAVSEVGVPAAVAHFDLHEEMLWVGNHGGHATSFFGPTLERYSSFQVNSSDDIRQIQSLENGVLFLTKSNLKYLSRGGLIIFDYLMDESEDMHSLLLTDNNTLLVAGLQNHVLEMDLNTVQETQKYTVEVPGITIMRQSNRFFFCGHTSGKVSLRDLRTFVVEHEFDAHSGSLSDFDVHGNLLVTCGFSSRMNGLACDRFLKVYDLRMMRATTPLQVHIDPFFLRFIPTYTSRLAIISQTGQCQFCEPTGLANPADIFHVNTVGPLIMTFDVSASKQALAFGDSEGCVHLWADSPEVTFNAYSRETDFALPCMVDTLPHLDWNQDLVPLSLIPVPLTSDALLSDWPAANSAPAPRRAPPVDPEILRTMKKVGFIGYAPNPRTKLRNQIPYRLKEMDNEFDNFSQVPESPIGREEEPHLYRVAKKYRKVTIKYSKLGLEDFDFKHYNKTLFAGLEPHIPNAYCNCMIQVLYFLEPVRCLVQNHLCQKEFCLGCELGLLFHMLDLSRGDPCQGSNFLRAFRTIPEASALGLILADSDEATGKVNLGRLIQSWNRFILTQLHQETQEQEGPQAYRGAGSSFGSSGDSVIGQLFSCEMENCSMCRCGKETVRVSSTLLFTLSYPDSTEKPAKDYEFAQILKRSICLEQNTQAWCENCEKYQPTVQTRNIRCLPDVLVINCEVNSSKEADFWKTQAEYSFQKAMMKRGGFDITKGKELSLGEWKDLGNPEMGHSYPSVEELKNIWIPHAIKMRLTKSKELDVSNWSETDELSPTDDPESVYIYDLMATVVHILDSRTGGSLVGHIKVGETYHQRKEGVTHQQWYLFNDFLIEPVDKCEAVQFDMSWKVPAILYYARRNLNSKYNLVIKNPIEASVLLAEASLARKQRKCHATFIPLMLSEMPQAGDLVGLDAEFVTLNEEEAELRSDGTKSTIKPSQMSVARITCVRGQGPNEGVPFIDDYISTQEQVVDYLTQYSGIKPGDLDAKISSKHLTTLKSTYLKLRFLIDVGVKFVGHGLQKDFRVINLMVPKDQVIDTVYLFHIPRKRMISLRFLAWYFLDLKIQGETHDSIEDARTALQLYRKYLELSPQGSEPEEFRKVLKGLYEKGRKLDWKVPEPDSQSSPKHGAVFPPVLAL; encoded by the exons ATGAACTTCGAGGGGCTGCCCCCGTCCCTGGCCGAGTTCGGGGCCCCGCTGCACGCGGCGCTGGAGCCGGTGCTGGAGCCCCACCTGCCCCCCAGCCTGGTGGAGCTGGACCCCGAGGGGGtgtccctggaggggctcccgGTGCCCGAGCCCGTGCACCTGCTGGAGGGCATGTACAGCGAGCTGCACACGGCCGTCTCCGAGGTCGGCGTGCCCGCCGCCGTCGCCCACTTCGACCTGCACGAGGAGATGCTGTGGGTCGGCAACCACGGC GGCCACGCCACCTCCTTCTTCGGGCCCACGCTGGAGCGCTACTCCTCCTTCCAGGTGAACAGCAGCGACGACATCCGCCAGATCCAGAGCCTGGAGAACGGCGTCCTCTTCCTCACCAAAAGCAACCTCAAGTACCTGTCCCGGGGCGGCCTCATCATTTTCGACTACCT CATGGATGAATCCGAGGACATGCACAGCCTCCTGCTGACGGACAACAACaccctgctggtggctgggctGCAAAACCACGTCCTGGAGATGGACCTCAACACCGTCCAGGAGACGCAGAAG TACACCGTGGAGGTGCCCGGCATCACCATCATGAGGCAATCCAACCGCTTCTTCTTCTGCGGGCACACCTCGGGCAAG GTGTCCCTGCGTGACCTGCGCACCTTCGTGGTGGAGCACGAGTTCGACGCGCACTCCGGGAGCTTGTCGGACTTCGACGTGCACGGCAACCTGCTGGTGACCTGCGGCTTCTCCAGCCGCATGAACGGCCTGGCCTGCGACCGCTTCCTCAAGGTCTACGACCTGCGCATGATGAGGGCCACCACCCCCCTGCAGGTCCACATCGACCCCTTCTTCCTCCGCTTCATCCCCACCTACACCTCCCGCCTGGCCATCATCTCCCAGACAG gccAGTGCCAGTTCTGCGAGCCCACCGGGCTGGCCAACCCCGCCGACATCTTCCACGTCAACACCGTGGGGCCGCTCATCATGACCTTCGACGTGTCGGCCAGCAAGCAGGCGCTGGCCTTCGGCGACTCCGAGGGCTGCGTCCACCTCTGGGCCGACTCCCCGGAGGTGACTTTCAACGCCTACTCCCGGGAGACCGACTTTGCCCTGCCCTGCATGGTGGACACGCTGCCACACCTGGACTGGAACCAGGACCTGGTGCCGCTGTCGCTGATCCCGGTGCCGCTGACCAGCGACGCGCTGCTCTCCGACTGGCCGGCCGCCAACTCCGCCCCGGCGCCGCG GCGAGCCCCCCCGGTGGACCCCGAGATCCTGCGCACCATGAAGAAGGTGGGATTCATCGGCTACGCCCCCAACCCCAGGACCAAGCTCCGTAACCAG ATTCCTTACCGGTTAAAGGAGATGGACAACGAGTTTGACAACTTCAGCCAAGTCCCCGAGTCCCCGATCGGGCGAGAGGAGGAGCCTCACCTCTACAGGGTGGCCAAGAAGTACAGGAAG GTCACCATCAAATACTCCAAGCTGGGGCTGGAGGATTTTGACTTCAAGCATTACAACAAAACGCTGTTTGCGGGGCTGGAGCCCCACATTCCCAACGCCTACTGCAACTGCATGAtccag GTGCTGTATTTCCTGGAGCCAGTCCGCTGCCTGGTCCAGAACCACCTGTGCCAGAAGGAATTCTGCCTGGGCTGCGAGCTGGGCTTGCTCTTCCACATGCTGGACCTGTCCCGAGGAGATCCTTGCCAG GGAAGCAACTTTCTGCGGGCTTTCCGCACCATCCCGGAGGCGTCGGCGCTGGGCTTGATCCTGGCAGACTCGGACGAGGCCACGGGGAAGGTGAACCTGGGGCGGCTGATTCAGAGCTGGAACCGTTTCATCCTGACTCAGCTGCACCAGGAAAcgcaggagcaggagggaccCCAGGCCTACcgaggggctggcagcag ctttGGCTCCTCGGGGGACTCTGTCATCGGGCAGCTGTTCAGCTGTGAGATGGAGAACTGCAGCATGTGCCGCTGTGGGAAGGAGACTGTCCGTGTGTCCTCCACGCTGCTCTTCACCCTCTCCTACCCTGACAGCACGG AAAAGCCGGCCAAGGATTATGAGTTCGCCCAAATTTTAAAGCGCAGCATCTGCTTGGAGCAGAACACGCAAGCCTGGTGTGAGAACTGTGAGAAGTACCAGCCCACG GTGCAGACCCGGAACATCCGCTGCCTGCCAGACGTGCTGGTCATTAACTGTGAGGTGAACAGCTCCAAGGAGGCAGATTTCTGGAAGACACAGGCTGAG TATTCCTTTCAGAAAGCCATGATGAAGAGAGGAGGCTTTGACATCACCAAGGGAAAGGAGCTCTCTCTTGGAGAGTG GAAGGATCTGGGGAACCCCGAGATGGGGCATTCGTATCCTTCCGTGGAGGAACTGAAGAACATTTGGATCCCTCACGCCATCAAGATGAGGTTGACCAAGAGCAAAGAGCTCGACGTGAGCAACTGGAGCGAGACTGATGAG CTGAGCCCGACGGACGACCCCGAGTCCGTGTACATCTACGACCTCATGGCCACCGTTGTCCACATCCTGGATTCCCGCACCGGGGGCAGCCTGGTGGGGCACATCAAGGTGGGAGAGACCTACCACCAGCGGAAGGAG GGAGTCACACACCAGCAGTGGTACCTCTTCAACGACTTCCTCATCGAGCCCGTGGACAAG TGCGAGGCTGTGCAGTTTGACATGAGCTGGAAGGTGCCAGCCATCCTCTACTACGCCCGGAGGAACCTCAACTCCAAGTACAACCTCGTCA TCAAGAACCCCATCGAGGCCAGCGTCCTGCTGGCCGAGGCCTCGCTGGCCCGCAAGCAGCGCAAGTGCCACGCCACCTTCATCCCCCTCATGCTGAGCGAGATGCCCCAGGCCGGAGACCTGGTGGGGCTGGACGCCGAGTTCGTCACGCTGAACGAG gaggaggctgagctGCGCAGTGATGGCACCAAGTCCACCATCAAGCCCAGCCAGATGTCGGTGGCCCGGATCACCTGTGTGCGTGGGCAGGGCCCCAATGAGGGTGTCCCCTTCATCGATGACTACATCTCCACCCAGGAACAG GTGGTGGATTACCTGACCCAGTACTCCGGGATCAAGCCAGGAGACCTGGATGCCAAGATCTCCTCCAAGCACCTGACCACCCTCAAATCCACTTACCTGAAGCTGCGTTTCCTCATCGACGTGGGCGTCAAGTTCGTGGGCCACGGGCTGCAGAAGGATTTCCGTGTCATCAACCTGATG GTGCCCAAGGACCAGGTGATCGACACCGTGTACCTGTTCCACATCCCGAGGAAGAGGATGATCTCCCTGCGCTTCCTCGCCTGGTACTTCCTGG ACCTGAAGATCCAGGGGGAGACCCACGACAGCATCGAGGACGCGCGGACGGCGCTGCAGCTGTACCGCAAGTACCTGGAGCTGAGCCCGCAGGGCTCGGAGCCCGAGGAGTTCCGCAAGGTGCTCAAGGGGCTCTACGAGAAGGGCCGCAAGCTGGACTGGAAGGTGCCCGAGCCCGacagccagagcagccccaaGC ACGGGGCCGTGTTCCCCCCGGTGCTGGCCCTGTGA
- the PAN2 gene encoding PAN2-PAN3 deadenylation complex catalytic subunit PAN2 isoform X1, with protein sequence MNFEGLPPSLAEFGAPLHAALEPVLEPHLPPSLVELDPEGVSLEGLPVPEPVHLLEGMYSELHTAVSEVGVPAAVAHFDLHEEMLWVGNHGGHATSFFGPTLERYSSFQVNSSDDIRQIQSLENGVLFLTKSNLKYLSRGGLIIFDYLMDESEDMHSLLLTDNNTLLVAGLQNHVLEMDLNTVQETQKYTVEVPGITIMRQSNRFFFCGHTSGKVSLRDLRTFVVEHEFDAHSGSLSDFDVHGNLLVTCGFSSRMNGLACDRFLKVYDLRMMRATTPLQVHIDPFFLRFIPTYTSRLAIISQTGQCQFCEPTGLANPADIFHVNTVGPLIMTFDVSASKQALAFGDSEGCVHLWADSPEVTFNAYSRETDFALPCMVDTLPHLDWNQDLVPLSLIPVPLTSDALLSDWPAANSAPAPRRAPPVDPEILRTMKKVGFIGYAPNPRTKLRNQIPYRLKEMDNEFDNFSQVPESPIGREEEPHLYRVAKKYRKVTIKYSKLGLEDFDFKHYNKTLFAGLEPHIPNAYCNCMIQVLYFLEPVRCLVQNHLCQKEFCLGCELGLLFHMLDLSRGDPCQGSNFLRAFRTIPEASALGLILADSDEATGKVNLGRLIQSWNRFILTQLHQETQEQEGPQAYRGAGSSSFGSSGDSVIGQLFSCEMENCSMCRCGKETVRVSSTLLFTLSYPDSTEKPAKDYEFAQILKRSICLEQNTQAWCENCEKYQPTVQTRNIRCLPDVLVINCEVNSSKEADFWKTQAEYSFQKAMMKRGGFDITKGKELSLGEWKDLGNPEMGHSYPSVEELKNIWIPHAIKMRLTKSKELDVSNWSETDELSPTDDPESVYIYDLMATVVHILDSRTGGSLVGHIKVGETYHQRKEGVTHQQWYLFNDFLIEPVDKCEAVQFDMSWKVPAILYYARRNLNSKYNLVIKNPIEASVLLAEASLARKQRKCHATFIPLMLSEMPQAGDLVGLDAEFVTLNEEEAELRSDGTKSTIKPSQMSVARITCVRGQGPNEGVPFIDDYISTQEQVVDYLTQYSGIKPGDLDAKISSKHLTTLKSTYLKLRFLIDVGVKFVGHGLQKDFRVINLMVPKDQVIDTVYLFHIPRKRMISLRFLAWYFLDLKIQGETHDSIEDARTALQLYRKYLELSPQGSEPEEFRKVLKGLYEKGRKLDWKVPEPDSQSSPKHGAVFPPVLAL encoded by the exons ATGAACTTCGAGGGGCTGCCCCCGTCCCTGGCCGAGTTCGGGGCCCCGCTGCACGCGGCGCTGGAGCCGGTGCTGGAGCCCCACCTGCCCCCCAGCCTGGTGGAGCTGGACCCCGAGGGGGtgtccctggaggggctcccgGTGCCCGAGCCCGTGCACCTGCTGGAGGGCATGTACAGCGAGCTGCACACGGCCGTCTCCGAGGTCGGCGTGCCCGCCGCCGTCGCCCACTTCGACCTGCACGAGGAGATGCTGTGGGTCGGCAACCACGGC GGCCACGCCACCTCCTTCTTCGGGCCCACGCTGGAGCGCTACTCCTCCTTCCAGGTGAACAGCAGCGACGACATCCGCCAGATCCAGAGCCTGGAGAACGGCGTCCTCTTCCTCACCAAAAGCAACCTCAAGTACCTGTCCCGGGGCGGCCTCATCATTTTCGACTACCT CATGGATGAATCCGAGGACATGCACAGCCTCCTGCTGACGGACAACAACaccctgctggtggctgggctGCAAAACCACGTCCTGGAGATGGACCTCAACACCGTCCAGGAGACGCAGAAG TACACCGTGGAGGTGCCCGGCATCACCATCATGAGGCAATCCAACCGCTTCTTCTTCTGCGGGCACACCTCGGGCAAG GTGTCCCTGCGTGACCTGCGCACCTTCGTGGTGGAGCACGAGTTCGACGCGCACTCCGGGAGCTTGTCGGACTTCGACGTGCACGGCAACCTGCTGGTGACCTGCGGCTTCTCCAGCCGCATGAACGGCCTGGCCTGCGACCGCTTCCTCAAGGTCTACGACCTGCGCATGATGAGGGCCACCACCCCCCTGCAGGTCCACATCGACCCCTTCTTCCTCCGCTTCATCCCCACCTACACCTCCCGCCTGGCCATCATCTCCCAGACAG gccAGTGCCAGTTCTGCGAGCCCACCGGGCTGGCCAACCCCGCCGACATCTTCCACGTCAACACCGTGGGGCCGCTCATCATGACCTTCGACGTGTCGGCCAGCAAGCAGGCGCTGGCCTTCGGCGACTCCGAGGGCTGCGTCCACCTCTGGGCCGACTCCCCGGAGGTGACTTTCAACGCCTACTCCCGGGAGACCGACTTTGCCCTGCCCTGCATGGTGGACACGCTGCCACACCTGGACTGGAACCAGGACCTGGTGCCGCTGTCGCTGATCCCGGTGCCGCTGACCAGCGACGCGCTGCTCTCCGACTGGCCGGCCGCCAACTCCGCCCCGGCGCCGCG GCGAGCCCCCCCGGTGGACCCCGAGATCCTGCGCACCATGAAGAAGGTGGGATTCATCGGCTACGCCCCCAACCCCAGGACCAAGCTCCGTAACCAG ATTCCTTACCGGTTAAAGGAGATGGACAACGAGTTTGACAACTTCAGCCAAGTCCCCGAGTCCCCGATCGGGCGAGAGGAGGAGCCTCACCTCTACAGGGTGGCCAAGAAGTACAGGAAG GTCACCATCAAATACTCCAAGCTGGGGCTGGAGGATTTTGACTTCAAGCATTACAACAAAACGCTGTTTGCGGGGCTGGAGCCCCACATTCCCAACGCCTACTGCAACTGCATGAtccag GTGCTGTATTTCCTGGAGCCAGTCCGCTGCCTGGTCCAGAACCACCTGTGCCAGAAGGAATTCTGCCTGGGCTGCGAGCTGGGCTTGCTCTTCCACATGCTGGACCTGTCCCGAGGAGATCCTTGCCAG GGAAGCAACTTTCTGCGGGCTTTCCGCACCATCCCGGAGGCGTCGGCGCTGGGCTTGATCCTGGCAGACTCGGACGAGGCCACGGGGAAGGTGAACCTGGGGCGGCTGATTCAGAGCTGGAACCGTTTCATCCTGACTCAGCTGCACCAGGAAAcgcaggagcaggagggaccCCAGGCCTACcgaggggctggcagcag cagctttGGCTCCTCGGGGGACTCTGTCATCGGGCAGCTGTTCAGCTGTGAGATGGAGAACTGCAGCATGTGCCGCTGTGGGAAGGAGACTGTCCGTGTGTCCTCCACGCTGCTCTTCACCCTCTCCTACCCTGACAGCACGG AAAAGCCGGCCAAGGATTATGAGTTCGCCCAAATTTTAAAGCGCAGCATCTGCTTGGAGCAGAACACGCAAGCCTGGTGTGAGAACTGTGAGAAGTACCAGCCCACG GTGCAGACCCGGAACATCCGCTGCCTGCCAGACGTGCTGGTCATTAACTGTGAGGTGAACAGCTCCAAGGAGGCAGATTTCTGGAAGACACAGGCTGAG TATTCCTTTCAGAAAGCCATGATGAAGAGAGGAGGCTTTGACATCACCAAGGGAAAGGAGCTCTCTCTTGGAGAGTG GAAGGATCTGGGGAACCCCGAGATGGGGCATTCGTATCCTTCCGTGGAGGAACTGAAGAACATTTGGATCCCTCACGCCATCAAGATGAGGTTGACCAAGAGCAAAGAGCTCGACGTGAGCAACTGGAGCGAGACTGATGAG CTGAGCCCGACGGACGACCCCGAGTCCGTGTACATCTACGACCTCATGGCCACCGTTGTCCACATCCTGGATTCCCGCACCGGGGGCAGCCTGGTGGGGCACATCAAGGTGGGAGAGACCTACCACCAGCGGAAGGAG GGAGTCACACACCAGCAGTGGTACCTCTTCAACGACTTCCTCATCGAGCCCGTGGACAAG TGCGAGGCTGTGCAGTTTGACATGAGCTGGAAGGTGCCAGCCATCCTCTACTACGCCCGGAGGAACCTCAACTCCAAGTACAACCTCGTCA TCAAGAACCCCATCGAGGCCAGCGTCCTGCTGGCCGAGGCCTCGCTGGCCCGCAAGCAGCGCAAGTGCCACGCCACCTTCATCCCCCTCATGCTGAGCGAGATGCCCCAGGCCGGAGACCTGGTGGGGCTGGACGCCGAGTTCGTCACGCTGAACGAG gaggaggctgagctGCGCAGTGATGGCACCAAGTCCACCATCAAGCCCAGCCAGATGTCGGTGGCCCGGATCACCTGTGTGCGTGGGCAGGGCCCCAATGAGGGTGTCCCCTTCATCGATGACTACATCTCCACCCAGGAACAG GTGGTGGATTACCTGACCCAGTACTCCGGGATCAAGCCAGGAGACCTGGATGCCAAGATCTCCTCCAAGCACCTGACCACCCTCAAATCCACTTACCTGAAGCTGCGTTTCCTCATCGACGTGGGCGTCAAGTTCGTGGGCCACGGGCTGCAGAAGGATTTCCGTGTCATCAACCTGATG GTGCCCAAGGACCAGGTGATCGACACCGTGTACCTGTTCCACATCCCGAGGAAGAGGATGATCTCCCTGCGCTTCCTCGCCTGGTACTTCCTGG ACCTGAAGATCCAGGGGGAGACCCACGACAGCATCGAGGACGCGCGGACGGCGCTGCAGCTGTACCGCAAGTACCTGGAGCTGAGCCCGCAGGGCTCGGAGCCCGAGGAGTTCCGCAAGGTGCTCAAGGGGCTCTACGAGAAGGGCCGCAAGCTGGACTGGAAGGTGCCCGAGCCCGacagccagagcagccccaaGC ACGGGGCCGTGTTCCCCCCGGTGCTGGCCCTGTGA